From the genome of Labrus bergylta chromosome 12, fLabBer1.1, whole genome shotgun sequence, one region includes:
- the hck gene encoding tyrosine-protein kinase HCK, with the protein MGCVGSKKEQEPLGKPSGSDDLQSRSQTAHYVKDPTTGSKASKMSSSANSSEGESIAMALFDYEAIHEGDLGFKKGDKLKILEESGEWWRAMLISTGKEGYIPSNYVAKDTLEAEEWFFKGVSRKDAERQLLAPGNKVGSYMIRDSETTKGSYSLSVRDSDGHSVDTVKHYKIRTLDNGGFYISPRNTFSTLQELVTHYKKQGDGLCQTLTSPCLSPKPEKPWEKDAWEIPRSSLKLDRRLGAGQFGEVWMATYNKHTKVAVKTMKPGSMSVEAFMGEANLMKSLQHDKLVRLHAVVSKEEPIYIITEFMEKGSLLDFLKSDEGNRVQLPKLIDFSAQTAEGMAYIEQRNYIHRDLRAANILVNKSLVCKIADFGLARIIEDNEYTAREGAKFPIKWTAPEAINYGSFTIKSDVWSFGILLTEIISYGRTPYPGMTNPEVIRSLEKGYRMQRLDSCPTELYEIMLECWKNKPEDRPTFDYLQSVLEDFYTATESQYQQQP; encoded by the exons ATGGGCTGCGTGGGCTCCAAGAAGGAGCAGGAGCCTCTGGGTAAACCTTCAGGGAGCGACGATCTGCAGAGCCGCTCGCAGACAGCTCACTATGTCAAAGACCCCACCACAGGAAGCAAAGCt agcaAGATGTCGTCCTCTGCAAACTCTTCAGAAG GTGAGAGCATCGCCATGGCGCTTTTCGACTACGAGGCCATTCATGaaggagacctgggcttcaagaAGGGAGACAAACTCAAGATTTTAGAAGA GTCAGGGGAGTGGTGGCGAGCAATGTTGATCAGTACGGGTAAAGAGGGTTACATTCCCAGTAACTACGTAGCTAAAGACACTCTGGAGGCCGAGGA GTGGTTCTTTAAAGGTGTGAGCAGGAAAGATGCAGAACGGCAGCTGCTCGCTCCGGGGAACAAGGTGGGCTCCTACATGATCCGAGACAGCGAGACCACCAAGG GTAGTTACTCTCTGTCAGTGCGGGACAGTGACGGTCATTCTGTAGACACTGTGAAACATTATAAGATCAGAACTCTGGATAACGGAGGATTCTACATCTCTCCACGAAACACCTTCAGCACCCTGCAGGAGCTGGTCACCCATTACAAGA AGCAGGGAGACGGTCTGTGTCAGACCCTGACCAGTCCCTGTTTGAGTCCCAAACCTGAGAAGCCGTGGGAGAAGGACGCGTGGGAGATCCCCCGATCCTCACTCAAACTGGACAGGAGACTCGGAGCCGGACAGTTCGGAGAAGTCTGGATGG CCACGTACAACAAACACACCAAGGTGGCAGTGAAGACGATGAAGCCGGGCAGCATGTCAGTGGAAGCCTTCATGGGTGAAGCTAACCTGATGAAGTCTCTGCAGCACGACAAGCTGGTGCGCCTGCACGCCGTGGTTTCCAAGGAGGAGCCTATCTACATCATCACCGAGTTCATGGAGAAAG ggagtTTATTAGACTTCCTAAAGAGTGATGAAGGAAACCGAGTGCAGCTGCCTAAGCTCATTGATTTCTCTGCTCAG ACTGCAGAGGGGATGGCTTACATCGAGCAGAGGAACTACATCCACAGAGATCTGCGAGCCGCTAACATCCTCGTCAACAAGTCTCTGGTCTGCAAGATCGCTGACTTCGGTCTGGCTCGAATCATAGAAGACAACGAGTACACGGCCAGAGAGG GAGCAAAGTTTCCTATCAAATGGACAGCTCCAGAGGCCATCAACTACGGCTCCTTCACCATCAAGTCTGACGTCTGGTCCTTCGGCATCCTGCTTACTGAGATCATCAGCTACGGACGCACACCTTACCCGG ggaTGACGAACCCAGAAGTGATTCGCTCTCTGGAGAAAGGGTATAGGATGCAGCGTCTCGACAGCTGTCCCACTGAACTCTATGAAATCATGTTGGAGTGTTGGAAGAATAAACCTGAGGACCGACCCACCTTCGATTACCTGCAGAGCGTTCTGGAGGATTTCTACACCGCCACAGAGAGCCAGTACCAGCAGCAGCCATGA